Within Natator depressus isolate rNatDep1 chromosome 6, rNatDep2.hap1, whole genome shotgun sequence, the genomic segment TTTAGACCCCAAGGTCACTGTAAGTACCAGCTCACCTGCAGTGTGTGGCTAGACAGGTCGGTTTGGCTGATGTGTCGttatatggctcccatcactATTACATCTGGAACCCAGCCATCGGCACGCGAGATCAGGCCACCCGCTAGTTGCTTCTCTTCCTGTAGCCCTTAGGAAGCCTAGTCACTGGCAGTGGATGGCTGGGTTCCAAGCCAGGTGTGGGGAAGCTCTTGGTCCTGATAATGGTAGTGGGGGGCACATTTCCCCCAGGCGCCAgtcagggaggagggaggggggcgaGGTTCTCTAGTGGTGGACAAACCTCCCATGGGGCAGTAAGACCACTTGGCAGTCAGAAAGCTCTGCAGgcctcagagcccagctctgtgcTGCAGCGTGGTCAAACGTGCCACCTTGGttagtgggtgaaatcctggctccaccaaagtcaatggcaaaacttccattcgCTAGGGCCAGGGTTTCTCCCTTGGTCTCTCAAGGCCTCCCCGTCAAATGGTGTTTTCAAAACCAACAAACTCagctgggatctgagagtcacaCCAGGTTGGTTCCCTTTCACTCGTCCCCTCCAGTGCTAACAGGTCTGCAGGCCCAGTGGTGACTCCCAGTACACCTGTCCAACCCACTATCTCCAGCCGAGAGTGTCAGATATCTGCAACCTTGTGAGCTTTCAGTGGCCGTCGTGGAGGCTGTACAGGCATTACTGAGGGTGGAACTGAGCCTGCAGAATTTCTCTTCTTGGTGTTGAAGGGTGAGAGGAAAAGACCCCAGCTtgattctcagatcccaggctcaCTTTGTTGGGCCAGAAGTTAGCAAGACATGCCATGTGTTTCCTATTGAAATGAGACATTGCTGACCCATTTCTCCCTGTCTCCCCCAGCTGTATCAGCCACCAGCCAAGAATGAGTACAGCACCACCAAGTCCATTGGCTGGTCCTCCCGGTCAGCTGTGGACCTCACACCTCACAAGAGGATGGCTACCATCAGCAACGGGGGCGTGCCCCAGGGCCCAGCCTACCATATGAGCTACACTGTCTCGCAGGCCGCCAGCACCTCCGCGCGGCCCAATTCCTTCCACGAGCGGAACTACCAGGCCCGGCCGAATTTCGACACCATGTCGTTGCGGTCGCTGCGCCTGGCAGATGGGCTGGGCAGCCCTGCGGGCATGGATGACCGCTACAGCATGATCTCGGAGCAGCTGAGCCCAGACGCCctctacaaacacagaaacagtgGCAACTTCACCAGAGCCTACACCTTTGAGAGGCAGATGAGTGCTGGCTCCAACACTGGGATGAAGGGGCCAGGCGACTGGATGGACAGCGTGGAGGTGCCTCAGAACCGGACCATCCGCGCGCCCGCCATGCGCACCCTTCAGCGCTTCCAGAGCAACAACCGCTCCCGCCTGAGCACTGGCTCCTTCAGCAGTCTCCCGGCCTCCCAGCCGGGCGTGGGGAGCTCCTATGCGGGCATGATGGAGCGCAACACCCGAGCCCCCTCCGTGCGTAGCCTGGCTGAGTCCAACCACCACCTGCAGGACCTGCGCGCCATCGACATGTACAACGGGCACAACACGCTGACGACCCAGCTCTCCTACTCCGGCGGGTGAGTGTGCAGGGGGTAGCTCGGGGGCAGGGGTGGCCTGTGAAGCTCCCAGCCAACCTGGACAAGGATCAAGGAACGTGCCGAGTTTCCTAAGAAGGACCAGgggagctgggcttctgggccTGCCGTAGCCTCCCTTCTGTTGGTTCCCGAGTCTGCCTCCCTGGGGCATTTCCATAGTCGATGGTTTGTGGCATGACCATCCCTCCGCCTAAGGGCTCGACCTGTTGCCTGATGCGGCCCCGTACGACTGGTAAATTCTGCAGCTCACCAGATCATCCGTAGCATGCGGTGGcaaagcagaggggagctggagcagcagcgaAGTGGTCCAGCAGTACTGATGCTGTTGCAAAGGACTGCCCTGGGCCCTGTTGCTTCCTGGGCTAGCATTGCTCCGGATTGCAGTGCTACAGCTGGGACCCACTTGGCTCTGGGCGTGGGAGGGGTAGCACATGTTGCTCAGGAGTGACCCCTACAGGCTGAGTTAGGAGCAGCATGGTGGGATCTGAAAAAGTCCTGCCCTGGCCAGTCATCTTTGACCAGAGGTGGGCGACCCCGTGTCCTGGGCCTGGTGAAGGAGTGACATGGGTCGAATTGGTGGGCACCTCGGCAAAGCATGCAGGACGTGGTGGAGCCCTGCTGTgaggtgggcaggagggagccctGAGGGGGCGTCGTGGCCACTCCTGACCCTCCCTTGGTTTCCAGGTTTGACGACATTGACCTGCCATCAGCAGTGAAATACCTGATGGCCAGTGACCCCAACCTGCAGGTGCTGGGAGCCGCCTACATCCAGCACAGGTGCTACAGCGACAGCGATGCCAAGAAGCAGGTGAGGGGCAAGGCGAGGATGGGTGCATGGGGGCAGACGccaaaggcatgctgggaaagggcCGCCCCAGCCTCTCAGCCCCGGCTGTGGACTCAGGTGCTGACAGAACATGCTGAGGGCGGGGATACAGCCCCAGTGACACTTCCACAGGGGCCCTGCTCCATCCCCGCCCAGTGGAGGCCAGGGCAGACTCCTGAGTCTACAGGCCCCACCACCTCTCACCCGCCGCCCTGTCTCTCTTCCAGGCTCGCAGCCTCCAAGCCGTGCCCAAGCTGGTGAAGCTTTTCAACCACCCCAACCAGGAGCTGCAGCGTCATGCCACCGGCGCCATGCGCAACCTCATCTATGACAATGCTGAGAACAAGCTGGCGCTGGTGGAGGAGAATGGCATCTACGAGCTGATGAGGACGCTGCGTGCGCAGGACGACGAGCTGCGCAAGAATGTCACGGGTCAGTGCGTGGGAGGGAGCGCCGGGCTGAGCAGGGGAAGGGAAGCGGGTCTGTTGGGGTTACTGCTAAATTGCTTGTATTGCAGGAGCACCTatagaccccagctgagatccaggccccattgtgccaggtgctgtacacacaaaTAGTCCCAATGAGACTACAGTCTAAATGGACAAAgcgtggaaggggaaactgaggcacgaggcGATGCAGTcacctgcccaaggtcacccaacaggccagtggcagagttgggaataggacccaggtctcctgagtctcaatcCAGCTCCAGATCTTCTAGACTGCATCGCCTGCCCCTGTTATCCCTCCAGTGCAAAATCACAGCCCCCTTCTTCCCCAGATCCCACTGCTGGCTCCCTTTATATTTCAGGATGCTGTTCAACCCCACCTCCTTGTGTTCCCACCTTCTATGCACATGCTGCTTTTGCAGCCAGCACAGGGCCCTAGTCCTCAGTGAGGAGCAGCCGGCTGGCGAACTTATGTGCAAGCACAAAAACCATGAGAAAGCTTTGCTCAGACTAATGACAAGGAACCTCCATGTCTTAGCAAAGGCTAACGAGATCTCActccagctttaaaaaaaaatccctctttgGGTGGAGCCAAGCCTGGAAACTTTCAGCTCATCAAGAAGTTACCAGAAAGTTGGGAGCATCTAAAACAGGGGGTTGTCCTGAGAGTCCTGACAGCCCCTTCGCCACAGTGGGTATTCCCAAGCAGTTGTACAGGTGGTAGCGCATTCTTTTGGGATCAGCCAAAAATGGCCAAAATAGCTCTTTCTTTGTCTTCCACCTCATTCTTCACCCCTTTGACTCCTGTTGTAGTTACACCAGGTCTCCATCAGGTGGCACTAGACTGGACAGATACTGGGAGAGGAAGGCGTTTGAGTTGGGCTAGTTGATGTTTTTCAAATGTTgacatttcaatgaaaaaaaatgtttttggccAAAATTTCTGACTTTGATGAAAGACGGGAAACAAATACATTGGAACTGTTTGCCTAGTTCTACTTTAGGGTTCAGATAAGATGCTGTTAAACCCTATTGCCCAGCAGCAATGGCAGGAGAGGGAATGGCTCCTCAGCCTCTGAGGGTGCATGCACATGGCTCCTCTCCTGGCCCGACAAGCGCAATCCTGAATAGTGAGCATTAAGAGTGTCTGTTGGAGTGCAAgggatggcctagtggttagagccctgGCTTAgcactcaggagagctgggttcaattccctgctgtgccttagacttcctgggtgaccctgggcaattcagatccttaaaggtatttagatatttcaatgggagctaggccCCCTAAGGACCTTTGTGACTCTAGCCTATAGTCTCTTTGCCTCaggtccccacccccaaattggGGTTAATAGCACAGCCCTATattgcaggagtgttgtgaggataaatacattaaatgggTGATGGAGCCATACAAGCCCCCTTGTTAGAAAGTACCAGGCCAAGCTATGGCTGTGCCCTGCCCCGCCGGTGGCCTCAGCATGTCTTTACATGCTGACGGGGCAAAGGTTACTCGACCGGAGTGTGCTGAGGCCCAGGGGTTACGTGGCCCAGTTCTGCCGCAGGCCAGGGAGCGATGGTAGgggggccacagctggagatgccACTGGCAGCGCAGgagcccagttcccccagccaGCCTTGTGCTGCACTTCGCTCCTCCGGGGTTAGTATCACCGCACGGTTGGTTCTACACTGTACTGTCAGGGCCCATGGGCGTGCCAGGGAGAGCAGGCACGGAAACCCTGCTGGCAGCCTGGGTTACTGTACAGCCAGTCAGCTCTGGATCTTATCACTGTGGGGCCAGGCGGGGCTCAGGCAAGGGAACCTGCGGTGGAGTGGTAGCTCAGACTGTCCTGCCCTGCCGGTGGGAGGAGAGACCAGCCAGTGATCAGGCCGCCCTGGAATGGGAAGGGGTGCTGTCCCTTTTATGTAACCAGGCTGGGCTACACCCCAGCAGGGAGCGTGCTGATAAGAGAGGGGAGCTGAAGCAGATATAGAGATGGGGGAGGGCTACAGGCTTCTCTTgcccaggctggctgctgctgctggagagagCAGAGAGGGAGTGAGATGAATGGTGGAGGGGGAGATTGGGCCCTGGCCAGGGGCCGGATTCCACCTGGCTTTGTGTCTTGCAGGCAGCgctgtgcagggaggggccaAGAGCAGAGATTACATTTGCCTCTGTTACAAAGGCCCTTTCTAATCCTGCCCGCCAGGCTCTGATTGTCTCAGCCTATACCAGAGCTAATGGGAAAGCCGGGCCCAGGAGCAATGATGCGAAGGGTTTAATGCCTATTACAAGCGTAATGGAGTCTGTGAAAGTGGTTTTAGCTAAATGCAGCTGGAGGATGGAGAGAGCCATGGCCAAATagctcagccccaggctggctTGCCCTGCACACAGGGAGTGCCTCGCAGGTGAGCGCCTCCTTTTTAGTTCCTATTGCCTCCAGGGGAGATCAGAGCTGTCCCCACACGGTGCTGggtcctcagctggcataaatcatcAAAGCCCCACCACGGTGAATTCACACCAGCGAGGGAATCTCGGCCATTGTTGCTAAAGCACCAGATGCAGCGTGGGCAGAAGCTCGGCAGCAGGGAGTCTCTCTGTGGCTGAGtagctgagtgcctcacagtcagAGTTAGTCTCACAACAGCCCTCGGAGGCATTGTcctcattttccagatggggcTCAGACACACCGAGTGACTCACCCTGGGGCACAGACAGAGTCTGTGGTAGAGGCAGGACTTGAACCCCGATCCCCTGAGGCCCAGGCCGGGCGGCTACCCCTAGTGGGACAGCAAGATGCTTTGCTCTATCCTGAgagctgctgtggcgggggagggagaaggaggagttgGTGAGCTCTGGCATGCagcaggtggcacatgaccaagCCTGCGGGGTGCCCTGCTCCGACAAGTTCCTGGGATTTCAGGAAACCCCCCCAAACTGTGTGTTTCTTGCAGCAACGGCCTAGCGCAGAGGCTTTGTTGGGCATCGGAGCTGCTGGAACAGGGCCCTGCACAGCTTGGACTCAAACAGTGtctgtctcctccccactccccctgctAGTTATGTCTGTCGGTGCCGCTCCTTGGGCTCATCAGAACTGGGGGGGCAGCGGGTCCCCTTCCCTGGCTGCCTGTGTGCAGCTGGTTGATGACTAACAGCCCCAGGTAATTAGACCCTACCCCGAGAGGCTGCCCATCCACATAGAGCAGGGCCATGAATGAAGCCAGCAAAACTCGGTGGATTGTGCAGCGTGCCTGCCATTCTGGGAGTCAAGTCACTGCATCGGGGTTTCTGAGCTTCCCGTGGGATGGGAAGAGTCCtctgagccctgcctcctcccctggctgcagatCAGAGGCTGCCTGCTGGATTCAGGCATAGAGGTGAGGGGGAGGCAAAGGTCacttgctgctggagccccctTGCAAGCCAAGGGCGGCAGTCCCCGCGCTATGGGACGCTCGAGTGGCAGCCTAGCAGGCTTGTCAGAGGAAGGGGAGCGTGAACGCCCGGTACAAATGGCCCAGGAGTTTAACCCGTTTGGATGCTCTCTGGGGCTAAGTGGTGCTCTCTGCGGCctgcagggatcctgtggaatcTCTCCTCCAGCGACACCCTAAAGGACCGGCTGGCTCGGGACACCCTGGAGCATCTCACCGACCTGATCCTGACCCCGCTCTCCGGCACGGGCAGCGCTGCCATCATCCAGCAGAACGCCTCAGAAGCGGAGATCTTCTACAACTCCACCGGGCTCCTCAGGTACCAGCTCTACCAGCCCCTGGGCATAGAAAGCGTGCCCTGCGCCCTGGCTGCTGAGCCACGGGGACCGGGGGAGCTCTGGGCCGAGAGTAGTGGAGAATTTCTAGGTTCTGGTATTGGTTCTGGCCCCCAGTGTTATGAACAAGGCCTGCATGCCCCCTGGGCGGGACACTGTATCCCCAGTCCTCACGCTGCAGGGCCCGAACTGGACAGGCAGCAATGCCCAGCCCAGAGTTAGTATTCCACACAGAGAGACGTTACAGGGGGGTTCACACCGCCCTCGGCAGCATCCagcgttggccactgttggagaggGAATCCCCCCCTTAGATGGGCACTGGCTCTGGCCTGGCCGAGGAGGGGGTCCCGGCAGAGGCTGGGGGCATGGGTTGGCAGGGGAGATTCCGTCTCTCAGTGCTGGGCCCTGGGTTCCCCCTGCAGGAACCTCAGCTCCGCCAGCCAGCAGACCCGGCAGAAGATGCGCGAGTGCCACGGGCTGGTGGACTCCATGATCAATTACATCAACAGCGCTCTGGAGGTGGGGAAGTCAGAGGACAAGGTGAGCCCTCCGCCCCCAGAGGGAGTCTGCAGCTGCCTGTCTGCGCTGGGGGCCCAGCCCCTCGTCTTCACCACCTAGAGCGAACAGCCTAGGCTGGGGTGTGGCTCTCTCACTGTCTCTGCTTCCTCTTGGCTTGGAGCAGCTCTTCACTGCGGTACCAACTTCCTTAGCCCCTCCCCACACGCCTGAGGtctgccaggccctgccccaaagggcttatcTCCCCTGCCCCCGGCAGCACAGCCCGGGCACCGGTCCTGACCTcagccagcccccagcctcccccgTGCGGCCTGGCCAGCCCCGCTTGAGAACAATAGGGTGTTTccaccccccagccagcctgcagCCTGCCATGGCTCTGCCATACCGGAGAGCAGGCTGGGCCGGCTGAgtgccctggggctgctccatGCCGAGTGGCTGGGGGGACCAGGCGTAGTCCCCACAGGCAGCCTAACCCCTAGAGCTGCAGCTGTCAGAGCCCTTTACTGAGCAGTCGCCAGCCTCCCAGAGCCCTTTGCCAGCCGATTGGCCATGGGCCATCCCGAGCCTCCCACTAAACTCCTGCCCCAATGGAGGGGCTGTAGAGCCTATGTGCAgtgcccccagctccctcccaggccacgggcccctcccctgcacacctcttcaggaggaggagggcagtggGCTGGCTCCAGCAGCGTGTAGCCTGTGTCTGAGCCACACTTCCCTCAGAGACAGGGCCTCCTGACCCAGACGGGCGGAGCCCCAGCGGCAGGGGACCGTGCCTGGAGGGACgtgggggttgggatgctgggAGCGAggccagggctgctggggggacaCTCAGGACCCCTTCGTCCCTGAATGCGGAGTGTTTCCATTCGTAAAGTCTGTGCCTCTGTCCGCCTCTCAGGCGCAGACTGAGCCGTGCTCCAGCTCTCCGCAACGGGGCGCCGCGGGGACCACAGTTCCTGGTGCGGCTCGGCCCCGCCGCCAAGGGTCTGAGGTTTGGGGACAGTTTCCCAAGCCGGGCAAGGTGGAGAAGGGAATGGGAAACTGATCGCCTCATGCATCTGATCATTGATCACCTTCATGAACCgtcccagggcagggctgtgtcCCTGTTCACTGGGAGCCCCTCAAACCAGGGCACTGAGCCGGGAGAGTGAACTGGCACCCCGATACCAGGGTGATGGGCACATTAGACATGGGCTGGCTGGCTATGGGCTTTGTTGGTCACGTTGGCACTGTGGGAGCACTAGCCCAGCCCTGATGGGAGGCCCTGTTCCCAGCCTCCCCTTTGGCTGGGGCCAGGCTCTAGTAAGCAGTGCTGGGCGGGACGGTCCAGCCAGAGCCTCTCCGACGTGGGCTCTGAAAGGCAAGCCAGCTGGAGTGAGTGGCCCAGGCTGATCCCGCTTCCCCCGTCCCCAGAGCGTGGAGAACGCCGTGTGCGTGCTGCGGAACCTCTCCTACCGCCTGTACGACGAGATGCCCCCGTCCTCGCTGCAGCGGCTGGAGGGGCACCGGCGGGACGGCACCACTGGGACGGGGGAGCTGGTGGGCTGCTTCAGCCCCCAGGGCAGGCGAGTGCGAGAGGTGAGAATGGGGCGGGGAACAGGAGGGGACTCGAATAGGACACGGCCAGTGAGCGATGAGCTGGGTCGCTGAAACGAGGGGTGAGTGGATCATTGGTTCAGCGACCCGGCGCCAGGCCGGAAGCCTCCCGTGGGCAGTGGATCAGGGGGTGGGTGACTGATCACCTGGTGCTCTTCCGAGTCTGTGATTGGCGGAGAGCATGCGCACCGTCCCACCCGCAGGGACATTTAAAAATGGGTTTCCATGAATACTTGTGTGCCTGGCTTTGGAACGCTCCCCTGGTGAGCCCGCGCGGCCGGCTGAGAGACGGGGGTCACAAATCAAGGGATGGAGCCGGGTGCTCATGGGGGCAGGGGTGATAGGGAAGAGAATGGGGGTCAAAGGGATGGGGGGGACCAAGAGGCCATGGCCCCGTCGCTTTTAAAAGTGCGGCTGGAAGGGCGGTGCCCTCCCACTGGTGGCCGTGAGGGTGAGTGAAGGGGGGGAAGGGCGGAGAGGAGTGAGTGCGGGTGGGGTTTTGAGGGGAAGAGGGGGGGGGGCTTTGGGGGAATGAGCAGTgcgaggtgggggctggggaggggcagggcctcgggggaaggagTGGCATGGAGGCAGGGCCATTGTTCGGGTGCTGGTGGCCCCTCCACCTTTAGGGCAGCTGCGTTGCTCCTGGGCAGTAGGGatggggggccatggggctggggACAGAGGTGAGAGGGAAGCGGGGCTGCCCCATGTGCGCAGGGCCCCCGTCGGGCTGTGTTTCTCTGTTGATGGGCTGGTCTCTCTCCTCGGCCCCCCAGCACCACATGAACACAGACATGGTGACCTTCACGGAGGTCTCCAAGGACCCCAAAGGGATGGAGTGGCTCTGGAACCCGCAGATCGTGGGCATCTACAACCGGCTGCTGCAGCGGTGCGAGCTGAACAAACACACCACGGAGGCGGCCTCGGGGGCGCTGCAGAACATCACCGCCGGAGACCGGAGGGTGAGGTTGGGCCCGGGGACAGGCCAGTCCCATCCCGCCCAGGCTGCGTCCTTCCCCTTGGCCACGGTGGGCCACACCTCCCCCAGCCTGGCGCAGACTGGAGCCACCACTGCCGAGAGGCCCGGCCTGAATCCGCCTCGGAGGCTGGACTCCGCAGTGGGGTAATGCAGGGAGGCTGGCCGTGCTGTAGGTCCCCAGGGCTTCTGGTCACCTCTGCCCAGCTGCTGAGGGTGAGATGACTGGCCCAGAGGGATCAGGCTGAGCTGAGCCTCTGTACCTGCCCTCCAGGAAGTGATGCCACCTGCCCTGGTCTCATCCCCCCTGTGCCCACCATTACCTTGCAGCTGGGAGCATTCAAGGGCCTCCAGCCCTCCCTACTGCAGCAGAGTTGTCTccagggcagcgggggagggTGAAATATGGGTGTGAGGGGGCTAGGGAAGGCAGCACCAGAGTGGGAGTGGGCCCCCCACACTGAGAATGGGGCAGGGAGATGGAGTGGTAGATATGGGAGGGGGAGATATGTGGGCGGGGCATGGGAGTGGCAGGGATCAGGTGGATGCATGgggtggtggggatggggggatacATGGGCTAGAGGTGGAAGGGACGGGGGTAGTGAGGGTGGGATGGGTCGGTATTGAAAGGCCCAGGGTGCAACACGCCTGTAACTCCCCCTTTCTCTATCCCCATCCCCAGTGGGCTGGCGTGCTGAGCAGGGTGGCTTTGGAGCAGGAGCGGATCCTGAACCCTGTGCTGGACCGAGTCCGCACGGCCGACCACCACCAGCTGCGCTCCCTGACGGGGCTGATCCGCAATCTGTCCCGCAATGCGCGCAACAAGGACGAGATGTGtgagtgctgggggcgggggctgcagggagagcccagggctgacAGCGGCCGTTGATGGCAGCAGGGGTTAGATGGGGCAGGAGCTGCCGCTAGCAACAGGCCGCTCTTCTGAGAGACCTTCCCTGCTCCTCTTACTGCCTGTGCCCATCGTCCCTGGGACCAGCCAGGCCTAGTTAGTGCTTTTTCACTCCCCTGGGCACCTCAATGCCTTCCGGGCCCAGAGGGGCCCAAACACCCCTAGCAGAGCTCTGCACAGACAGGCCGTCCCTACCTTGGCTGATGGCACGACCCCGCTGCGCACACAGCTGGGCACTGGCAGCCatttgccaggtgcccagagatTGCAGTAATCTACACTGCAAACGAATAAACAGCGCACGGCACACTCCCGTCTAAGCCACTCGTCTCCTCTGCAGACGCTCACAGCATTTCCAAGGCCCCAGGTGTTTTAACAGCCTTTCCCAAGCTGAATCCCTACCTGTTTTCTGCCTGCGCGTCTAAGCACCTTTTGTGCTATTAAAATACCACAGGTGGATCTGTAGAGCTCTCTCGGTCCTCACTAGCTTTTGCACCTCCCCTCAGTTTAGTGCCGCCTGGGAGTTGCGTGGCTGTGCTGCTGATTCCCTGCTTTAGGCCATTCAGTGAGACCCAGGCAGTCCTGGCCCTTGCTGCACCCCACTAGGCCTCTCTCCCCATTGCGCATGTTGCTATCCCATCACCCAGGTCTGTTGCTGCATGGCCTGGGTGACGCTCTCGTGGCCCTGTCCCCAGTGCTTTGCTCCAGCCCGTAGAGCCGGCCCTTGACGCCGGTCCGTTTGCCTCGGCAGCGACCAAGGTGGTGAGCCACCTGATTGAGAAGCTCCCCGGGGGCCTCGGCGACAAGGAGCCCCCGACCGATGTCATTGTGAACATCGTCGCTGTGCTGAACAACCTGGTGGTGGAGAGCCCCATCGCTGCCCGCGACATCGTCTACTTCGACGGCCTCCGGAAGCTCTTCTACATCAAGAAGAAAAGGGACAGGTAGGAGCTGGCGGGGGCCTGCGTGTCTTCCCTGCCAGCCCAGttagccagccctgcccctccgcTCCTTGGGCACAGGAGCTCAGCTCACGTCAACGTCTGAGAGCCTCTTCTGGCCTGCATTTCCAGATCAGTGTGGTGGGAGACAGGGGACTTCCTGGCCAgtctgcagcccccacccccctcagggCTTGGGCTGGTCCGAGTCCCCGGTACACACTCCGAGAGTGGTCCCAGGACCACTGAGAGGGTCTTCTCACCAGGAATTCCTCCTGTGAATCATCCCAGGTCCTTACCCTAAGGGAGCGCACCTTGGGGAATAATTCTCTCGCCCCAATATGTTTATGGGACACTCCTAGCCACCCAGCTTCATCTTCCCAGGATTTGGCTGGCGGATGTGTCAGTAACTTCTCCAGCCACACCCAGCATGGCGGTCCTGATGAGAGGCCCTCAGGCCTGAGTGCAGCAGtgaccatctggtcctggtgtaCTCCATGGCTTCTCTCTTGCTCTCCCCACACCGCCAAATCCTCACCCTGTGTTCAGAGTGCCTCTCGCATAGCGCCCTCCGTCCCCACATGTGTGTTTCCTGGGCCTGTGCCAGACAGACACTAACGGGCGAGGAACAAATGGCGTCATTGTGTCCTCTGTGTGTTTGCCCTAGCTCGGACAGCGAGAAGTCCTCCAGAGCTGCTTCCAGCCTGCTGGCCAACATGTGGCAGTACACCAAGCTGCACCGGGAC encodes:
- the PKP3 gene encoding plakophilin-3 — translated: MQENNFFLSALQPEAGVCSLALPSDQQLDRKSKEAPDAELLKSARVQEQVRMRMLQKSGSVPRTNGPRLDYVEVKGGSSSQGQYSNTLQKSFSSRSQTNGLDPKVTLYQPPAKNEYSTTKSIGWSSRSAVDLTPHKRMATISNGGVPQGPAYHMSYTVSQAASTSARPNSFHERNYQARPNFDTMSLRSLRLADGLGSPAGMDDRYSMISEQLSPDALYKHRNSGNFTRAYTFERQMSAGSNTGMKGPGDWMDSVEVPQNRTIRAPAMRTLQRFQSNNRSRLSTGSFSSLPASQPGVGSSYAGMMERNTRAPSVRSLAESNHHLQDLRAIDMYNGHNTLTTQLSYSGGFDDIDLPSAVKYLMASDPNLQVLGAAYIQHRCYSDSDAKKQARSLQAVPKLVKLFNHPNQELQRHATGAMRNLIYDNAENKLALVEENGIYELMRTLRAQDDELRKNVTGILWNLSSSDTLKDRLARDTLEHLTDLILTPLSGTGSAAIIQQNASEAEIFYNSTGLLRNLSSASQQTRQKMRECHGLVDSMINYINSALEVGKSEDKSVENAVCVLRNLSYRLYDEMPPSSLQRLEGHRRDGTTGTGELVGCFSPQGRRVREHHMNTDMVTFTEVSKDPKGMEWLWNPQIVGIYNRLLQRCELNKHTTEAASGALQNITAGDRRWAGVLSRVALEQERILNPVLDRVRTADHHQLRSLTGLIRNLSRNARNKDEMSTKVVSHLIEKLPGGLGDKEPPTDVIVNIVAVLNNLVVESPIAARDIVYFDGLRKLFYIKKKRDSSDSEKSSRAASSLLANMWQYTKLHRDYKMKGYRKEDFLAL